In Chitinophagaceae bacterium, the DNA window TCAGTGATCTCGCCAAACATCTTAGCCGATAAAAACACAAACATCGGCCGCACCTGCTTGCCTTTGCTTTTCACAATATAACGGGTGATGGCATCGAGCAACGGCGTATTGCTCTTCATCGAGTCGCGGAATTTTTGCTCAAATAGCTCTAACTCCTTCGCGATAGGTGCTTTGATATGATCTAAGGTAGTGGACATTGGCAGAGCGTGAAAATAGCGGATTTTAGAGATTGTTGATGTGGGAAGGGGAAGAGTGAATGGTGAATAGTGAATAGTTAATAGTCATTAGTCAATAGTCATTAGTCAATAGAAAGGGTAGGAGCATAGTGTTCATTTCATAGATTCAGTTCATAACAGCAATTAAGCATCGACTTTGCCATAACCATCCAACCATATTCTGCCAGAATACCTAAATTGCCACGCGTCAAAATAGCTGCCACCCAAACACACACTTCTTGTCAACAATTAAACAATTGGATAATTAAACAATGGCTAAATGGCTACATGAATATATGGCAGTCAGCCCATGCACACACCTCGTGTCAACAATTAAACAATTAAACAATTAAACAGTTAAACAATTAACATAACCATTGCAAACACTTCCGCGATATACCGTCACCCTCATCTTTCTTGCCGCCACTATCGTCTACGTAATTGGTTTGTTCATCAATGTAATGGAAGTAGATGCAGCGCAATATGCTTCTATCAGCCGCGAGATGCTGGAGAACGGAAGTTTTCTGCAAGTGCTGCATCGTGGTCAAAATTATCTTGACAAGCCACCTTTGCTATTCTGGTTGTCGGCATTTTCTTTCAAGCTATTTGGTGTCAGTAATGTTGCGTTTAAACTGCCAACATTTTTATTTACACTGTTCGGAGTCTATTCAACATACAGAATTGGAATATTGCTGTATAACAAAACCACTGGAATTGTTGCAGCCATCATTTTATACACCTGTCAGGCATTCTTTCTTTTTAACAATGATGTAAGAACGGATGCATTGCTCACGGCCAATGTTGCATTTGCGTGCTGGCAGTTGCTGGAATTTTCAAACTCAAAAAAATGGTCGAACCTGTTGTTGGGATTTGCAGGAGTTGCGTTAGCGATGATGGCCAAAGGCCCGATTGGTGCAGTAGTTCCGGCTGCTGCATTATTTTCACATTTTGCTTACCGGTGTGAATTAAAAAAACTGTTGTGGTGGCAATGGTATGCCGGAATTCTATTTGCACTTTTATTAATGCTGCCGATGTTATACGGTTTGCAACAGCAATATGGAAATGCAGGTCCGCTGTTTTTTTTCTGGACCCAAAGCTTTGGTCGTATCACCGGCGAAAATGTGTGGCACAACGATACCGGACCCTTTTTCTTCGTGCATAACTTTGGCTGGTCGTTTTTACCATGGACTTTACTTGCTGTGTTTGCATTGCTGTTTTTGATTTTTCAATTTATAAAAAACCGGTTCAGCACTACAGCTATTCCTGAAGCATTTTCATTGGGCGGATTTGTTTTGCCTTTCATTGCACTATCATTGTCGCACTACAAATTGCCGCATTATATTTTTGTGGTGTATCCATTATGTGCTGTTATGACGGCTGGATTTATTTGTATTCAAGGCAACAGTCATCAAAAACTGTTCAGCTTGCTTCGACCGATTCAATTTGGGATTTCGATTATACTGATTGCAGGAGCAATGTACTTAAGCAGCATTATTTTCCCAACAGATAATTTTGTGTTTTGGATGGTTGCAGTTATGCTGATAATATGCGTGGGATACTTTTTCTTCCTTTCAAAAATATACTGCAACAATTGATCATGCCTTCAGCAATGGCCATGATCACCGTCAATTTTTTATTAAGCACACATGTTTATCCCGCTTTGCTTAAATATCAATTTGGAAGTGAACTGGCAACTATCGTGAAAGAGCAGCATATTCCGGTCAACGAGATATATTTTTATAAATGCAGCAGCCATGCTTTTGAATTTTATACGCAAACAATTGTCCCTGCTATTCATGAAAATGAACTGTCAGCAAAGATCAGT includes these proteins:
- a CDS encoding glycosyltransferase family 39 protein — its product is MQTLPRYTVTLIFLAATIVYVIGLFINVMEVDAAQYASISREMLENGSFLQVLHRGQNYLDKPPLLFWLSAFSFKLFGVSNVAFKLPTFLFTLFGVYSTYRIGILLYNKTTGIVAAIILYTCQAFFLFNNDVRTDALLTANVAFACWQLLEFSNSKKWSNLLLGFAGVALAMMAKGPIGAVVPAAALFSHFAYRCELKKLLWWQWYAGILFALLLMLPMLYGLQQQYGNAGPLFFFWTQSFGRITGENVWHNDTGPFFFVHNFGWSFLPWTLLAVFALLFLIFQFIKNRFSTTAIPEAFSLGGFVLPFIALSLSHYKLPHYIFVVYPLCAVMTAGFICIQGNSHQKLFSLLRPIQFGISIILIAGAMYLSSIIFPTDNFVFWMVAVMLIICVGYFFFLSKIYCNN